tcgctacgggtgagaaagtctcatcgtagtcaaccccttgaacttgtcgaaaacctttcgcaacaagtcgagctttgtagacagttacattaccatcagcgtcagcctTCTTATTgacgatccatttattctcgatggcttgccgatcatcgggcaagtcaaccaaagtccatactttgttctcatacatggatcccatctcagatttcatggcctcaagccattttgcggaatctaggctcatcatcgcttcctcatagttcgtaggttcgccatggtcaagtaacatgacttccagaataggattaccgtaccactctggtgcggatcttactctggtagacctacaaggttcgatagtaacttgatctgaagtttcatgatcaatatcattagcttcctcactgattggtgtagttgtcacaggaaccggttcttgtgatgaactactttccaataagggagcaggtacaattacctcatcaagttctacttttctcccactcacttctttcgagagaaactccttctctagaaaggatccaaatttagcaaaaaaaatcttgccctcagatctgtgatagaaggtgtacccaatagtctcttttgggtatcctatgaagacacatttctccgatttgggttcgagcttatctggttgaagtttcttcacataagcatcgcagccccaaactttaagaaacgacaactttggtttcttgccaaaccacagttcataaggcgtcgtctcaacggattttgatggtgccctatttaacgtgaatgcggccgtctctaaagcataaccccaaaatgatagcggtaaatcagtaagagacatcatagatcacaccatatctagtaaagtatgattacgacgttcgggcacaccatttcgttgtggtgttccgggtggcgtgagttgcgaaactattccgcattgcttcaaatgtaaaccaaactcgtaactcaaatattctcctccacgatcagatcgtagaaattttattttcttgttacgatgattttccacttcactctgaaattctttgaacttttcaaatgtttcagacttgtgtttcatcaagtagatatacccatatcttctcaaatcatctgtgaaggtgagaaaataatgatacccgccgcgagcctcaatattcattggaccacatacatcagtatgtatgatttccaacaaatcagttgctcgctccatagttccggagaacggcattttagtcatcttgcccatgaggcacggttcgcaagtaccaagtgattcataatcaagtgattccaaaagtccatcagtatggagtttcttcatgcgctttacaccaatatgacccaaacggtagtgccaaaaataagttgcactatcattatcaactctgcatcttttggcttcaacattatgaatatgtgtatcactactatcaagatttaataaaaatagaccactcttcaagggtgcatgaccataaaagatattactcatataaatagaacaaccattattctatgatttaaatgaataaccatctcgcatcaaacaagatccagatataatgttcatgctcaacgctggcaccaaataacaattattcaggtctaaaactaatcccgatggtagatgtagaggtagcatgccgaccgcgatcacatcgactttggaaccatttcccacgcgcatcgtcacctcgtccttagccaatcttcgcttaatatgtagtccctgttttgagttgcaaatattagcaacagaaccagtatcaaatacccaggtgctactgcgagcattagtaaggtacacatcaataacatgtatatcacatatacctttgttcactttgccatccttcttatccgccaaatacttggggcagttctgcttccagtgtctagtttgcttgcagtagaagcactcagtctcaggcttaggtccagacttgggtttcttctcttgagcagcaacttgtttgttgttcttcttgaagttccccttcttcttcccttggcccttttttcttgaaactggtggtcttattgaccatcaacatttgatgctccttcttgatttctacctccgcagcttttagcattgcgaagagctcgggaatagtcttgtccatcccttgcatattatagttcatcacgaagctcttgtagcttggtggcagtgattgaagaattctgtcaatgacactatcatcaggaagattaactcccagttgaatcaagtgattattatacccagacattttgagtatatgttcactgacagaactattctcctccatcttacagctatagaacttattggagacttcatatctctcaatccgggcatttgcttgaaatattaacttcaactcctggaacatctcatatgctccatgacgttcaaaacgtcgttgaagacccggttccaagccgtaaagcatggcacactgaactatcgagtagtcatcagctttgctctgctagacgttcttaacgttgttagttgcatctgcagcaggcctggcacccagcggtgcttccaggagtaattcttctatgcagcaatgaggataatcctcaagttacggacccattccgtgtaattgctaccatcatctttcaacttagctttctcaaggaacgcattaaaattcaacggaacaacaacacgagccatctatctacaacaaacatagacaagaaaaatactatcaggtactaagttcatgataaatttaagttcaattaatcatattacttaagaactcacacttagacagacatctctctagtcatctaagtgatcacgtgattcaaatcaattaaaccatgtcagatcatcacgtgagatggagtagtttcaatggtgaacatcactatgttgatcatatctactatatgattcacgttcgacctttcggtctccgtgttctgaggccatatctgtatatgctaggctcgtcaagtttaacctgagtataccgactgtgcaactgttttgcacctgttgtatttgaacgtagagcctatcacacccgatcatcacgtggtgtctcagcatgaagaactttcgcaatggtgcatactcagggagaacacttcttgataatttagtgagagatcatcttaaaatgctatggtcaatcaaagcaagataagatccataaaggataaacgtcacatgcaatcaatataagtgatatgatatggccatcatcatcttgtgcttgtgatctccatctacgaagcaccgtcgtgatcaccatcgtcaccggcgcgacaccttgatctccatcgtagcatcgttgttgttacgccatctattgcttctacgactatcgctaccgcttagtgataaagtaaagcaattacagggcgtttgcatttcatacaataaagcgacaaccatatggctccttccagttgccgataacttcggttacaaaacatgatcatctcatacaataaaatatagcatcacgtcttgaccatatcacatcacaacatgccctgcaaaaacaagttagacgtcctctactttgttgttgcaaattttacgtggctgctacgggctgagcaagaaccgttcttacctacgcatcaaaaccacaacgatagttcgtcaagttagtgttgttttaaccttcgcaaggaccgggcgtagccacactcgattcaactaaagttggagaaacagacacccgccagccacctgtgtgcaaagcacattggtagaaccagtctcgcataagcgtacgcgtaatgtcggtccgggccgcttcatccaacaataccgccgaaccaaagtatgacatgctggtaagcagtatgacttgtatcgcccacaactcacttgtgttctactcgtgcatataacatctatgcataaaacctggctcggatgccactgttggggaacagtaatttcaaaaaaattcctacgcacgcgcaagatcatggtgatgcatagcaacgagaggggagagtgttgtccacgtaccctcataggctgaaagcggaagcattagaacaacgcggttgatgtagtcgtacgtcttcatggcccgaccgatcaagcaccgaaactacggcacctccgagttctagcacacgttcagctcgatgacgatccccggacttcgatccagcagaatgttggggaagagttccgtcagcacgacggcgtggtgacgatcttaatgttctaccgtcgcagggctttgcctaagcaccgctacaatattatcgaggactatggtggaggggggcaccgcacacggctaagagatcaacagatcaattgttgtgtctagaggtgcccccctgcccccatatataaaggagccaagggggaggggcggccggccaaggaggggcgcgccaaggggagtcctactcccatcgggagtaggactcccttctttcctagttggaataggagaaggggggaaggaggagggagagaggaaggaaagggggggcgccgcccccctctccttgtcctattcggactaggggggaggggcgcgtggcccagcccttgcctcctctcctcctctccactagggcccatgtaggcccattaaacccccggggggttctggtaacctcccggtactccgataaaatcccgatttcacctggaacacttccgatatccaaatataggcttccaatatatcaatcttcatgtctcgaccatttcgagactcctcgtcgtgtccgtaatctcatccaggactccgaacaaacttcggtacatcaaaactcataaactcataatataattgtcatcgaaaccttaagcgtgcggaccctacgggttcgagaactatgtagacatgacctagaactgtttccggtcaataactaatagcggaacctggatgctcatattggctcctacatattctacaaagatctttatcggtcaaaccgcataacaatatacattgttccctttgtcatcggtatgttacttgcccgagattcgatcatcggtatccaacacctagttcaatctcgttaccggtaagtctctttactcgttacgtaatgcatcattccgtaactaactcattagctacattgcttgcaaggcttatagtgatgtgcattaccgagagggcccagagatacctctccgacaatcggagtgacaaaacctaatctcgaaatacgccaactcaacatgtacctttggagacacctgtagagctcctttataatcacccagttacgttgtgacgtttggtagcacacaaagtgttcctccggaaaacgggagttgcataatctcatagttataggaacttgtataagtcatgaagaaagcaatagcaacatactaaacgatcaagtgctaagctaacggaatgggtcaagtcaatcatatcattctcctaatgatgtgatcccgttaatcaaatgacaacacatgtctatggttaggaaacataaccatctttgattaatgagctagtcaagtagaggcatactagtgacattaagtttgtctatgtattcacacatgtatcatgtttccggttaatacaattatagcatgaataataaacatttatcatgatatgaggaaataaataataactttattattgcctctagggcatatttccttcacctgtaACTGATGCATTCAGTGTCATTTAATGCACCAGTGACATGGGAGACATGGGGCTGcgacacactctatataagccgcaccCCCTCCATAGCCGAGCACGAGCAACATCTGTAACCATACCAATCAAATCAAAACAAGCATCAGGGCACGagatgtagggttgttatctccgccGAGAGgttcctgaactcgttaaacaccgaGTGTTACATGTACGCTATTGCTAGGTTCTGCCCCTTATTCAtacccctagtactcattgtcAGGATCGTAACCCTGACAGTGGGCTCGTGCGGCGGGCGCGTCGGCGGTGTGCAGCGGAGTAGAGCACAGCGGAGTGCAACGGTCTGGGTCGCTGGCAGGTGGACCGGAGATAGAAACAAGCGGACTAGAGGAGGGGCGGAGAGCGTCTGTTTCTGTCCGCTCGGGAGCATTTGTGGCGCAAGTTTGGTCTAGCTTTGGGGTTGGGTCGGACAAAAGCTGATGCCCGTGGACATGCTTGTCCGTTTGGGCATGCCCCGTTGGGACAGGTTTTGCTCCATACGGACAAAACCGAACCAGATGGGggtgtgcgttggagttggcctaagtCCTGGGACTctgagagcatctacagccggccgCCTGAAACCCGCCTCCTACGCCCGGGCGGGCCGCCCGATCAGTGTCCGGTCACGATTTTTTAACCCATGCGGGCTCCTTAAACAGGcctcaaacacccaggttgaccggCACGCCCGCCATGTCGGATCCAACAAGCCAACCCCATcccaaattgcaccaaatccaccaaacccttcctcctcctcccgccgcccaccAACCTTTCCCATGACCGGACCCTCGCCGTCCTCCACCCTTCATCCCAATCCTCACACCGGTCCCGATCCACCGCCGGAGATGTCGTCTAGCTCGACCCACACCGCTGCGACGGAACGCAGTCCACCTCTCCATTAGCGGGGCCAATTCGTCGGCTCCGACTTGCAAGGCGGAGAACGTCCCGGAAGTTGCAATGATGCCAGCAGCAAGAGAGGGAGGCGGCAACGACGTCATAGGGAGGTTCGGACATGGTGAAGCAGTTTTCTCTTCCGCCGCGCCCGGATCCCCGACGCCTTCTCTTCGAGCGCTGACCCGGATTACGCCGTACGACCGTGATGTCGCAGCTACCAAAATGTCATCCACATGGACGGACATTTTTCCGATGAGGGGGAAcaagaaggaggagaggtacaaGCTCATGTTGGATGCGCAAAAGGAAAGGATGGCATGGGATCGGAAGGGGGCGGAGAAGAAGATCGAGTTGGAGAAGCAACAAGCAGTGATCAAATGGGAAATCAAGAAGGCCAAGACATTTGGTGACATGGAGCTTGAGAAGGAGAGATTGCAACTCGCACGGGACGCGAAAAATGCGAGGATCATGTTAGGGGACGAAATCCTCTTGGATGAGCATGCGAAGAAGTGGCTTGCAGACAAGAAGAAGGAGATCAACGATCGTAGGGAGTACAAGGCGGCGAGGGCGGCTGCGGACCGGATGCAGGCAGGGGAGGCAGTCCGGATGCAGGCGGAGCAGGCAGCCCGGATGCAGGCGGAGCATGCAGCTTGAATGCAGGAAGTGCAGGACGAGCAGGACGCATTCCAGCTAGAGCACGACGCATTCCGCTCGGAGCATACGCTCGGCCAGGGCCATTCGTCACGCTTGGACATCGATTTCATTTTGGCATGTCAGAATCGTTGAACTATGATTTGATTTGCTTTGTTTCGAACTTTGGAATTCGGACAATTTGTTTCGTATGATCGACTTGCATGGATTTGAGAATTGAAATTTGCGGTATGTGGATGTGCGGTGTAACATTCGAGATGTGCCTGGTCAGTCCCCGTGgacgctgctgccgggcgcgtccacgggcgtttgaggggccggatttgtcaagtccgactgtagatgctctaatgcCCCGACTTTATTTTGTTTAAGGAATAAAGTTTTGAtaatataaaaataaaataaacgcAAACATAGTCCCCCCCCCCCCTAATAAAAAAATTAATTATAGTTGGAGCCCTTCGAACGAAGCCGTAGTATAAGCAAGTCGTCAAATTTATATTCTCTCGGACCTATAATCCCGGTTGCGCGTAGCCAAACCCTAACCTAAATCGTCCCATCATGACAGCTGAGCGTGTCCTCCACCTCCTTGGCGCGCCGGCGGCTTCCGCGGCGGCAGCTCACCGCCGGGGCCCTCCCCGGCCGCAGCGCGTCGGCTTCCCACCGGTAAAGCGGCGCGTCGGCGTGGCCTGCTCCAGCTCCACCGAGGAGGATGGCATGACTTACAAGGGCGCCGGCGTGGACATCGACGCTGGCACCGAGCTCGTGCGCCGCATCCGCAAGATGGCCCCCTGGATAGGCGGCTTCGGCGGCATTCTCCCTCACAGTATTATTCACTTCATCTCTTATGCTGCCTTTTGTTCAAAAATAAAGAGCGTTCCTGTCAGAACTAATATTGTTGTTAGGTTCGTTCTTCGTTTCAGAGTGGTGGTTGTTCGCATCATCTGTTTAACATGTTACGTAGGTGTACTCGTTGCATGATGTACACTGTCAAGTCGGGTGTTAGTCACATGCACTCGATCTGTACAATAGTAGTTTAGCTGCTGCCTGCGACTTGATGTTAATTACTACTCCAATTGGTCGGTAGTAGTTTGCAGTATGTTGGTTAGCAGGGGATTAATTAGTTTTTGCCTGACTGCAGCCGGAACGTACGTGTTGTGATCTGCGAACAGCGTGGAGACTGCCGAGTCATCATGTGACTGCGGGCTGGTGCATGCATGCAGAGACTCGGTAGGGTATATATGTCGATGCCGAAGCCGATGTTGTCGAAGTCGTCGTAAACAATGAGCCACACATGGTTTTCCAAGTCCTAGGACATGGCCGGGAGGAAGTTTCGCATTGGTGTTGCAGCCACCGAGCGTGCATAGAAGAGTACCATCACAAACTTTGTGTCATGTTGGAGAGATTAGTAGAGGAGGCCCGGGAcatgtgtggtgtgtgtggagcGGCGAAAGGAGTGCCGGTGCAAGCCATGATGGCCAGACAAAAAAAGGTATATTCACTAGTCAGGGATGAGGCGATGGTACCAGTGATGAAGTTGTAGTGCACACAGAAGAACGTTTAGTCAGCGCGGAACCAACGACATCCTAAAGTGGCAATGCAAATTGCATGTAGAAGCATGCCGGCTGAACACGAATTGGGTGAGGAAGAACCTGACACTCCGACAGCGTGATGAAGATCATTCGCAGATGGTGTGGACACCATACTTAGGGAGGCGCCTCAATGGTATAGAAGGATGTCTTCGCGCGCGGGGAAAACAAAGATGACCGCATTTAACGACATTATGACCCGAGGGAGCGACCTAGGTGCAGATCACGAGTCGGTGCAATGGAAGGAGATAACTCTGGCGACGTACGCGCCTAGAAATACACTTTGACAACTGGTACCGAGGGCCAAGGCCGTCAAAGTTGCAGCCCAGGTGAAACACATCAGCAGCCCAATGCTCGATTAGTGTTGATGCGCGCGTGCTCACACACGTTTGGTTGATTGTTCGGTTGATTAGATTGAGGTGCACACGGTGTAGACCATGTTGAGTTGATGGCTGCTATTGCGGATGATGCCGCTCACATGGGAGTCACGATGGTGTTGTCAGAGCCGTCACGATCAGTGGTGGCGACGATGGACCAGCGATGCACAAGGCGCGAACAAAAGAAGCCAACTACTACACATAGTTTGTGATGAGGAGTCGACTAGTGTGCAAGTACAGGCGTATGAGGCCAGTGGGCCATGGGCGACACAAACCGTTTTATGTTCGATGAACCAAGAAAAAGACACCAGTCAAACGACCCACGGACAGAACCACTGAATAGGAAAAGGACTTTCAGGGAGTAGCATGGAGATCGATCTCCCCGGAGCGGCGCTATGCGTTAGTTGTGGTTGATCTAGGTTTAGAATACTGAGCTATCATGATAGAGGATGAGAATTGAGACAATACAATTTGTTTCGTATATTGAACCTTTCGGACGAGTATATGTAGAGGTCCTTAAGACTTAGAGGATAAAAATCCCACAAAATATAATATGCAAACAATTCCTATCTAATTCTATGTTATCTCTAACTATCAAATATACCAAATATAACTTTATAGATATGTGGTTGGCGTGCAAAGAGAGCATTGATGTGTTGATTGTAGTTGTGCTATGATGCTCCATTGGCCCTTTTTTTTAGAAGTTCATGAACCACTTGCTTGGTCGGACCTTGTATTTTTTGTTTACTCACATTGGGCACATGAATGTAATGCCATATTCATAATATTTCTGTTTCCTGTGGTTGGATTGAACAGAGGATGAATACCTTGTATTTAGTGTTGATGGTGTTGGGACAAAGCTGAAGCTTGCATTTGAAACTGGTATTCATGATACAATTGGGATTGACCTGGTATGTGATCAACTGCTATATATAAATGTGCTCTTTGTCACATCTATCACGCCAAGTGAATCAATCCCTATATTTTTTGTGCATTGTTGCAGGTAGCTATgagtgttaatgacatcctaacatcAGGCGCAAAACCATTGGTCTTCTCAGATTACTATGCTACGGGCAAGCTTGATGTCGATCTTGCAGAGAAGGTAATGTCGGTGTTGTTGTTCACTTAACGCAACATTTGTTGCGTATTTGTAATCTTGTCTTCCGCTCATGAAGTGGTGTCTTTTTATAAATGAATGAACTGTATATAGGTTATTAAGGGAATTCTGGATGGATGCGAACAATCAGGCTGTAATCTGATAGGAGGAGAGGTGAGACCTCCTGAGATAAGCTATTCTCCATAATGATCTCGTCGAGTCATTTGAATTATCTCTCATATATGAACATCAGTATAATTGCAACGATATGTATCGAGTACTTTTTATCTTTGGTGCATGGACAAAATTTTAACTGATAATaccgtgatacttcttgccattgtTCATTTCATTGTAAAATTGTATTTACTCTCCATAAACATTCCATATGGACTATGCTTTTTTTGTATAATAAATAATATAAGAAGACATTCCCAATTAATTAATTGGTAGTGACAGACAGCAGAGATGCCTGGTTTCTATGCGGAAGGTGAATATGATCTAGGTGGTTTTGCCATGGGTGTTGTGGACAAGGATAAGCTCATCGACGGTAAAAATATCGTGGAGGGAGATATCCTCATTGGTCTTCCTTCAAATGGAGTTCATTCAAACGGGTTCTCTCTCGTTAGAAGGTATATCATACTTATCTAGTTCATTTTTTCTCAAATTCAGATAGATCATTCATAGTTCAAATTATatcccttttattattattatttttcacgAATTTTTATGGTTAATAATAGCTAAAAAGACTCTTATTTCTAGAGTATTGGACAAAAGTGGACTCTCCTTGACTGATCAGTTCCCAGGAAACGATGGCAAAACAACTACCTTCGGTGAAACTCTCATGACACCAACTATCATCTATGTTAAGCAGGTTAGTCTTTATCGATGAATGACCCGTATTTCCCATGGTTTTATTTTTATACCCAAAGTTATCTATCATGTTGGATTCAAAAGGTGCTTGAGATCATCAGCAAGGGTGGTGTGAAAGGACTAGCCCATATCACCGGTGGTGGCTTCACTGATAACATCCCGAGAGTATTTCCTTCTGGACTGGGGGCGAAAATCTTCACTGGATCTTGGGAAGTGCCACCTGTGTTCAAGTGGCTTCAACAGgtaaatatatactccctccgtccgaaaatactagtcatcaaaatggacaaaaagggatgtatctagaactaaaatacatctagatacatccccttttattcattttgatgacaagtatttctggacggagggagtaacaaacaAACTTGGCTTGAACATTCTCAGTCAATATATTCATTGCCCCTGTACTCAGTTACTGGATTATTTGGTACACGTTTATAGGTTGGAAAAATTGAAGATGCCGAGATGATGCGGACGTTCAACATGGGCGTCGGGATGGTCCTTGTAGTAAGCAAGGAGGCAGCTGACAGGATTATCGAGGAATCAAGCCCTGCTTATCGCATTGGAGAGGTGATCCAGGGCAAGGGTGTTCACTACGTCTGATGCCTTGTGATAATCTTTCAGCTCAAATTTCGAGTGATCTGAGATTTGTTTTGTCGTGTGGGCAAAGCAGCCGAATTTTTGTAACTCCTTTATCTTAGCCATGCTTCGAgtgttaatggagaagttgtgaataTTTTCGTACTTTTGTATCAACATCTTTAGGtataaaaattaatgatattttCGTACTAGAGACCTTGTCTGCTTGTCACGGCTTTAGGTCTGTTTTTTTCAAGTGCTCCGCCTGGTAAATTTCCACAATTCTAATCAGCTCGATAGCAACCACATTCTATAGATGAATGAATGAAAGACCTCAAAGAATAACTCAACAAGCAGGACTCAAACTGAAACTGTTCCGCAGCTTGGGTATTTTAAGATACAGAAGCTACAAATACCAAGTGTTACAGACTGTTATAAGCACATAAACTAGGCTACCCCTACCATTGGGATCACCATCATGAAAATAACTTGCACCTATCTTGAGTCAATG
Above is a window of Triticum dicoccoides isolate Atlit2015 ecotype Zavitan chromosome 5B, WEW_v2.0, whole genome shotgun sequence DNA encoding:
- the LOC119305204 gene encoding phosphoribosylformylglycinamidine cyclo-ligase, chloroplastic/mitochondrial-like, with product MTAERVLHLLGAPAASAAAAHRRGPPRPQRVGFPPVKRRVGVACSSSTEEDGMTYKGAGVDIDAGTELVRRIRKMAPWIGGFGGILPHKDEYLVFSVDGVGTKLKLAFETGIHDTIGIDLVAMSVNDILTSGAKPLVFSDYYATGKLDVDLAEKVIKGILDGCEQSGCNLIGGETAEMPGFYAEGEYDLGGFAMGVVDKDKLIDGKNIVEGDILIGLPSNGVHSNGFSLVRRVLDKSGLSLTDQFPGNDGKTTTFGETLMTPTIIYVKQVLEIISKGGVKGLAHITGGGFTDNIPRVFPSGLGAKIFTGSWEVPPVFKWLQQVGKIEDAEMMRTFNMGVGMVLVVSKEAADRIIEESSPAYRIGEVIQGKGVHYV